The window TTGCGCGGACCAATTATGTGTCTCGGCTTGCAGAGAGCGGCACCAAGTGTAGAGCGCGTCATAGATGACCATGCCATGCTTCAGCATTTCATGGTCGTCCGGAAAATTCGCCGAGAGACCGAGCGAGATCGCGAACAGGCCGCCGCATTGAGGGCTTAGATCATGCCGCGATGTATCGGCGCCCCGGACAATCGTCGCGAGGTGATCGAGCGCCGGGTCCTTGATGTCGTATACGCGCAGGATGGTATCGAACGAGCAGCGCTCGCCCTCATGCGTGAATTCTACACCATCGATGTCGTACGCGATCCCACCCATCTGTTGGGCAACTGCAACGACCTGATCCTTCGGGACGTAGATGAACTCTGCATTGGGATCGATGAAGCGCCGGATCAGCCAGGGACACGCGATCCGATCGATCTTCGGGTGTTCTCGGGTCACCCATTTGCCAGGAGACCCCCCGATATTACGGCGCGTCGGCAATCCCTGCTCAGTCCAATTCGCGATGCCGCCTTCCAGGAAGTTGGCTTCCAATCCCATGAGACGCAACGCAGTGGCTACGCCTTGGCTAACTGCCTGTCCGTGAATGCAGTAGGTGACGACTTGCCGGCCGCACGGCAACTCGGTTCGCCATTGTTCCACGTCATCGGGAGAGCAGTGAAACGCATCAGCCACGAGTGTGTCGGCGCCGGCAAAGTCAGCATCGCGCCGAACATCGACGACGATCGGCGCCGCCTCGGAGCCTAGCCGTGCATAGAGGGCATCTGGGGAAATTGAATGTTTACGGTCGTCCATGCGCAAATCTCCTCGACAAGTCGAGTGTTGCGCAGTGCTTGGACCGTGGTCTCAAGGGGAGACTGCATTTTCCCCTTCGGATTTATTAATCAGGGCCCGTCCCAAACGCAAGACGGACAATCACCGAGCACGGACAAATCTTGGCCTGCTCGGGTCGCTTGCGCCTGTGTTGAGCAATAAACCTGTGCCCTCAAAGAGGTTCGCGTGCGGCATCACAAATTCGTGCGGATTTGTGCGCGGCACCGCAACGAAGTGTGTTGCTTCGGAACTTTTGCAGGACGATTTTTCGGGCTGGTCTCATTTAGAAAAAGCGCGAGCGTCGCGATTGCGTCCCAAGGCGGAACCGCGGTGTCGAATAAGCGTTGCAGGCACGGACGATGTTTTCGGGATTCGCACAAGCCAGGGAGCACGGATCATGTCGGCGCGAGCAGTCTCTCAAGCGGTTCTTTACTCTATGCTGATGGTTGGCGTCTTCTCGCCTGCCCATGCCCTGACCCAGCAGGAGCTTATAGCCAAGCTTGAATCCGCGGGTTATTCGCAAATCCGAGAAATCAAATCCACCGCGGAAGGTACGTCCGTCAAGGCGATGAAAGACGGCAAGGAAGTGTCCCTCGTCGTCGATAGCAGCGGCCAAATCCAAGAACGGCGCTAGAAACTCGTCTGTCGTCGCGCCAATCCGTTGCCGCCAGAGGTCCGTCGCTTCGAGTTTGTGGCGCAACGCGGACGAGTTCACCCCGCCTCGCGGTGCCGCCGCATGCCCAAACTCGGAAATCGAATACTTCTTCATTCAGAAAAATAATCGGCCTGCTCTTGGTGTGCCCTCAGTAAATCAGCGCCGCGCCCGACACCAGCAGAAGGATCAGCACCACTCTCCGGAAAGTAGCCTCGTCGAGACGTCCGTAAAGTTTCATGCCAAGCCATGTCCCGGCGAGCAGTACCGGCAATCCGAACAGAAACATTCGGATCGTGTCCGCCGATACCACGCCCTTGACGCCAAGCCACACAGCACTCATGGCGAAGGTCGCCACAGCAACCGGCTGAAAGATGGTGCGCTGCCGATCCTTCGGCCAACCGCGCAGGCCGCACCAGATCGTCACCACGATGCCCGCGAGTCCCGTTATTCCCCCGAGCACGCCATTCAGAAATCCGATGCCGGCGTCAACGGTTGCGCCTCCACCCACCGATGCGATTTTCGGACGAAGGAGTGCGTAAAGGCTGTAGAGCACGAGAAATACGCCGATGCCGGTCTTGACGTGCGCAGGGTCCGCCCAGCCGAGAATCGAAATGCCGACCGGCACACCGATGACGGCGCC is drawn from Bradyrhizobium lablabi and contains these coding sequences:
- a CDS encoding sulfite exporter TauE/SafE family protein, which encodes MNVFSMDVFSLDLTTFLIATFAGALVAGLSGFAFGLVAASIWLYILTPLQTATLIVAFGLIVQGYSVWKLRHALDWSKLWPFLAGAVIGVPVGISILGWADPAHVKTGIGVFLVLYSLYALLRPKIASVGGGATVDAGIGFLNGVLGGITGLAGIVVTIWCGLRGWPKDRQRTIFQPVAVATFAMSAVWLGVKGVVSADTIRMFLFGLPVLLAGTWLGMKLYGRLDEATFRRVVLILLLVSGAALIY
- a CDS encoding PepSY domain-containing protein produces the protein MSARAVSQAVLYSMLMVGVFSPAHALTQQELIAKLESAGYSQIREIKSTAEGTSVKAMKDGKEVSLVVDSSGQIQERR
- a CDS encoding chromate resistance protein ChrB domain-containing protein, translated to MDDRKHSISPDALYARLGSEAAPIVVDVRRDADFAGADTLVADAFHCSPDDVEQWRTELPCGRQVVTYCIHGQAVSQGVATALRLMGLEANFLEGGIANWTEQGLPTRRNIGGSPGKWVTREHPKIDRIACPWLIRRFIDPNAEFIYVPKDQVVAVAQQMGGIAYDIDGVEFTHEGERCSFDTILRVYDIKDPALDHLATIVRGADTSRHDLSPQCGGLFAISLGLSANFPDDHEMLKHGMVIYDALYTWCRSLQAETHNWSAQAIGA